Within the Beduinella massiliensis genome, the region ACGGGCGTACAGCATCCCCAGCGCGATGGGCATTCTGGGCAGGGTGCACGTCCTTGAGACGGACGAGCCGCTGAGCGATCAGGACGAGCTCGTCATCAAGACGGTCGCCACGCAGATGGGCATCGCGCTCGACCGGGAATACGTCTACCACGAACGCGAAAACATCCGCGTGGCCATGGAGCGGGAACGCCTGCGCAGCACGCTGCTGCGCTCCGTCGCGCACGACCTGCGAAGTCCGCTCACGGCGCTGTCCGGCGCGAGCACACTGCTCGCGGACGACTACGAGCGGCTCAGCGATCAGGAGAAGAAGCAGCTCGCGGGCGACATCAGCGAGGAAATGGTCTGGCTTTCCAACCTCGTGGAAAACATCCTCAACATGACGCGCATCAATGAATCCCGGCTCGAGCTGCACCTGGAGGACGAGGTGGTGGACGACGTGGTGGGCGAGGCCGTTTCGCACATGAACCGCCTGCTGCGCACGCGCCGGTTTAAGGCCACATTGCCGGACGACGTGCTGATGGCGCCGATGGACGGCAAGCTGATCGTACAGGTGCTCGTAAACCTATTGGACAACGCAGTCAAGCATACGCCCTCGGACAGCGAAATCGAGCTGTCGGCCGTCAAAAAGGACGGCGTGATCGAGTTCTGCGTGGCCGATACGGGCGACGGCATCGACGAGAGCGTGCGGGATTCCCTCTTCGAGGGCTTCGTCACGTCGGACCACGGGCGCTCCGACAGCAAGCGCGGCATGGGGCTCGGGCTTGCGATCTGCAGGGCCGTGGTGGAAGCGCACGGGGGCGAAATCCGCATGGAGGAAAACAGGCCCAAGGGATCAAAATTTATCTTTACGCTGCCGATGGAGGATGCTTATGCAGGCGGGCTTTAAAATTCTCATCGTCGAGGACGACCGGTACATCTCCGGCTTTACCGCCGTCTCCCTGCGCAAGGAGGGCTATGAGGTATTCGTGGCGGAATCCGCGAGCGAGGGCCTCTTCCTGTTCGCGTCCCATCATCCGCACATCGTGCTGCTGGATTTGGGGCTGCCTGACAGGGATGGTCTGGAGGTTCTGAGCGAGATACGCCGGGGCGGCGGCACCCCGGTGCTGGTGGTTTCGGCCCGGGGACAGGAGCGCGAAAAAGTCGCCGCGCTCGACGCGGGCGCGGACGATTACATCACCAAGCCCTTTTTCATGGGCGAGCTCATGGCGCGCATTCGCGTCGTGGAGCGGAAGATGGACAAGGGGCAGCCTCAGGAGGGGGAAGTCCGCTTTCAGTGCGATGCGCTGACGGTCGATTACGAGCGCCGTCTCGTGTTGGTGGACGGCTGCGAAGTGCACCTGACCCCGATCGAATATAAGCTGCTGTTGCTGCTCATCGCCAATCGGGGCAAGGTGCTTACCCACGGCTACATCGTCCGCCAGATCTGGGGCTATGAAGAGAGCGGAGATACGAAGAGCGTGCGCGTCTTCATGGCGAGCCTGCGGCGAAAGATTGAAAACGACACGGCGAACCCACGCTTTATCCTGACGGAGGTGGGCGTCGGATATCGCTTCGCGGCTGAATAAACGGGGCGGTCATTCCGATGAGGGGCCGCTTAAATGTTGCCCGGACGTTGCTTTTTATGGAGCGCTCGTGTTAAAATGGATAAAACACGCGGAGGAAGACTGCGGGGACGCCGGCCTGGCGGAAAGGACGGATGGAGCGGTGAAAAGACGGATGGAGAGCGGATACTCCCTGAAGTTCGCCCCAAATAGAGGCACGAAAGACGCGGCGGACATCGAGGTAAATCTTCTCGAACTGCTCAATCGGAACATTCCAGGCGGCATCATGGGCGGATACCTGCAGGAGGGATTTCCGCTTTTTTGCGTTAACGACTACATGCTCAAGCATTTGGGCTTCACTTACGAGGAATTCGTCGAGGACATCGGCGGAATGGTCATCAACTGCATGCACCCGGAGGATCGTCCGCGGATCGACGAGGCCGTCGCCGAAGCGTTTTCGCGGGGCGACGAGTACGAGGTCCAGTACCGCATGCGCAAGAAGGACGGCAGCTATATCTGGGTCAATGACATCGGGCGCAAGGTCACGACGGACGCGGGGGAAGCGGTGTGCGTCAGCACCATCCGCGACATCACCCGCGCCATGCGGGCGGAGCAGGAGCTCAGGATGCGCGAGGAGCAGTTCCGCATCGCGGCGGTTTACGCGGGCAACATCATCTTTCAGTACGACCTGACGACCCGCGCTATCTATACGACGGAGGAAATCGCCAGGC harbors:
- a CDS encoding sensor histidine kinase — its product is MKKADPFLARAGTTLVLLAGATAFSLLINAAGIGKECVIMVFLLGVLFTTVLTHGYSYGVVSSLVSVLLFNFLFTEPKYTFLIHSPSDVVLLVFFEVTAIVSGSVMSRMRTLMEASGQSERTTQLLYQIATGFLNCTGEKNILQQGIVYIREYAGRGCRVTLEGAENAQREERPSRAYSIPSAMGILGRVHVLETDEPLSDQDELVIKTVATQMGIALDREYVYHERENIRVAMERERLRSTLLRSVAHDLRSPLTALSGASTLLADDYERLSDQEKKQLAGDISEEMVWLSNLVENILNMTRINESRLELHLEDEVVDDVVGEAVSHMNRLLRTRRFKATLPDDVLMAPMDGKLIVQVLVNLLDNAVKHTPSDSEIELSAVKKDGVIEFCVADTGDGIDESVRDSLFEGFVTSDHGRSDSKRGMGLGLAICRAVVEAHGGEIRMEENRPKGSKFIFTLPMEDAYAGGL
- a CDS encoding response regulator, translating into MQAGFKILIVEDDRYISGFTAVSLRKEGYEVFVAESASEGLFLFASHHPHIVLLDLGLPDRDGLEVLSEIRRGGGTPVLVVSARGQEREKVAALDAGADDYITKPFFMGELMARIRVVERKMDKGQPQEGEVRFQCDALTVDYERRLVLVDGCEVHLTPIEYKLLLLLIANRGKVLTHGYIVRQIWGYEESGDTKSVRVFMASLRRKIENDTANPRFILTEVGVGYRFAAE